A stretch of the Musa acuminata AAA Group cultivar baxijiao chromosome BXJ2-7, Cavendish_Baxijiao_AAA, whole genome shotgun sequence genome encodes the following:
- the LOC103990804 gene encoding CRIB domain-containing protein RIC4 yields the protein MGVAMRDRRMDRLVAFPFSVGCVSQSSVAITEGHHPKRAQIEPAGTAASSGGGGGRHATGKRPSISAGIQKMLKSLKRFSQLFVLDKEEEEEAEEVEMEIGFPTDVQHVAHIGWDGFSTMKSWGRAPDCLSLPNSFSLKPFELAMAAAQAGAPPPHGPLRA from the exons ATGGGGGTGGCAATGAGGGACCGGAGAATGGACAGGCTCGTCGCGTTTCCGTTCTCGGTCGGCTGCGTCTCCCAATCCAGCGTCGCCATCACCGAAGGCCATCATCCCAAGAGAGCACAGATTGAGCCGGCTGGCACGGCAGCATCGA gtggaggaggaggtgggaGGCACGCCACCGGCAAGCGGCCGAGCATCTCTGCGGGGATTCAGAAGATGCTGAAGAGCTTAAAGCGATTCTCTCAGCTGTTTGTTCTGgacaaggaggaggaagaggaggcggaggaggtagAGATGGAGATCGGGTTCCCAACAGATGTGCAGCATGTGGCTCACATCGGGTGGGATGGCTTCAGCACCATGAAAAGCTGGGGCCGAGCTCCGGACTGCCTCTCCCTCCCCAATTCCTTCTCGCTGAAGCCATTCGAGCTGGCCATGGCTGCTGCACAGGCTGGTGCCCCTCCACCCCATGGTCCACTGAGGGCATAA